The following proteins are encoded in a genomic region of Drosophila willistoni isolate 14030-0811.24 chromosome 3R, UCI_dwil_1.1, whole genome shotgun sequence:
- the LOC6651329 gene encoding uncharacterized protein LOC6651329 isoform X1: protein MLLQIRALHIDYLVILICLLLGKSNANYLNGRSRDYAGESSSAGKDVGTVAVGEVFVPKTFPLGSQEPTCEELRAMWIFSKRQSRAAEITNEIPTYRDPFTYNVWEPLYSNSRMLGSFRMGARERARSPVFGRVVSREPVMPSRVSFEHRQRLVDPAGPTNPGLASSNQARLYGSETRPQNGLTVSSSARRASKNRYMGVPAANMQGSGGNTGGNQNSVAVQGSFQKLKELIWTERAKELTQQRRDEEMAARVAVLKEIANGQNSIYSIQPAYKSQPTFNTQSDSILVDDENRSPDGSGHDYADIGRARKPIPSEQMPNNKNVNSQNNVRASTRRIGHSLAAHNSGGKQIPKEGIFSSNSGRSARIRIPATEEYSGDLLEKDQDQTVIGIPRTYPIRQSHFRERNRSLFKQFSPSNQFQRNTRGQPTSVDEPASQSQNVKTKYYVHQRPPLPIENRLIPSNLFYFKNFNGLGLANADFEQSPVPLMSSDREQDPKTDHYGVDVELQDDHEY from the exons ATGCTG TTGCAGATTAGGGCCCTACACATAGATTACTTGGTCATTTTGATATGCCTTCTACTAGGCAAAAGTAATGCAAATTATTTGAATGGGCGCAGTCGCGACTACGCTGGAGAAAGTAGTAGTGCCGGTAAAGACGTTGGAACAGTGGCAGTTGGAGAAGTTTTCGTCCCGAAAACATTTCCACTCGGTTCCCAGGAGCCGACATGCGAGGAGTTACGCGCCATGTGGAT ATTTTCTAAACGACAATCTCGAGCTGCAGAAATAACCAATGAAATACCCACCTATCGAGACCCCTTCACGTACAATGTTTGGGAACCACTTTATTCCAATTCTCGTATGCTTGGCTC GTTTCGAATGGGGGCAAGAGAACGGGCGCGTTCACCTGTGTTTGGTCGTGTGGTGAGCCGCGAGCCCGTAATGCCCTCACGAGTATCTTTCGAACACCGTCAGCGGCTTGTAGATCCCGCAGGGCCCACTAATCCTGGTTTGGCATCGTCTAATCAAGCTCGTTTGTATGGTTCGGAAACTCGGCCACAAAATGGACTTACTGTTTCCTCGTCGGCCCGCAGAGCAAGCAAAAACAGATATATGGGGGTACCAGCTGCAAATATGCAAGGGAGTGGTGGAAACACTGGTGGGAACCAAAACTCTGTAGCTGTTCAAGGAAGCTTTCAAAAGCTAAAAGAGCTGATTTGGACTGAAAGGGCAAAGGAGTTAACACAGCAAAGACGAGATGAAGAAATGGCTGCACGCGTGGCCGTACTTAAGGAAATCGCCAATGGACAAAA CTCCATTTACAGTATTCAACCGGCATACAAATCTCAGCCTACGTTCAATACACAATCGGATTCAATACTTGTAGATGACGAGAATCGCAGCCCAGATGGAAGTGGTCATGATTATGCTGACATTGGTCGAGCTCGAAAGCCGATACCAAGTGAGCAAATgcccaacaacaaaaacgtaAATAGCCAGAATAATGTCCGGGCGTCTACTCGCCGTATTGGCCACTCGTTGGCTGCCCATAATAGTGGCGGCAAACAGATCCCAAAGGAGGGCATATTCTCGTCGAACTCAGGTCGGTCTGCTAGAATTAGAATTCCAGCTACTGAAGAGTACTCAGGCGATCTGCTTGAAAAGGATCAAGATCAAACTGTAATCGGCATACCTAGAACATATCCGATTCGACAATCTCATTTTAGAGAAAGAAATCGTTCACTTTTCAAACAG ttttctCCAAGCAATCAGTTTCAGCGCAATACAAGGGGTCAACCTACAAGTGTGGATGAACCAGCATCCCAATCACAAAacgtaaaaacaaaatattatgtaCATCAGCGACCTCCACTTCCCATCGAAAACAGATTGATTCCAAGCaacttattttatttcaaaaactttaatGGTCTGGGTTTGGCGAACGCAGATTTTGAGCAATCGCCTGTCCCTTTGATGTCTTCAGATCGAGAACAAGATCCAAAAACTGATCATTATGGAGTCGATGTTGAATTGCAAGACGATCATGAATATTAA
- the LOC6651329 gene encoding uncharacterized protein LOC6651329 isoform X2, which produces MLLQIRALHIDYLVILICLLLGKSNANYLNGRSRDYAGESSSAGKDVGTVAVGEVFVPKTFPLGSQEPTCEELRAMWIFSKRQSRAAEITNEIPTYRDPFTYNVWEPLYSNSRMLGSFRMGARERARSPVFGRVVSREPVMPSRVSFEHRQRLVDPAGPTNPGLASSNQARLYGSETRPQNGLTVSSSARRASKNRYMGVPAANMQGSGGNTGGNQNSVAVQGSFQKLKELIWTERAKELTQQRRDEEMAARVAVLKEIANGQNIQPAYKSQPTFNTQSDSILVDDENRSPDGSGHDYADIGRARKPIPSEQMPNNKNVNSQNNVRASTRRIGHSLAAHNSGGKQIPKEGIFSSNSGRSARIRIPATEEYSGDLLEKDQDQTVIGIPRTYPIRQSHFRERNRSLFKQFSPSNQFQRNTRGQPTSVDEPASQSQNVKTKYYVHQRPPLPIENRLIPSNLFYFKNFNGLGLANADFEQSPVPLMSSDREQDPKTDHYGVDVELQDDHEY; this is translated from the exons ATGCTG TTGCAGATTAGGGCCCTACACATAGATTACTTGGTCATTTTGATATGCCTTCTACTAGGCAAAAGTAATGCAAATTATTTGAATGGGCGCAGTCGCGACTACGCTGGAGAAAGTAGTAGTGCCGGTAAAGACGTTGGAACAGTGGCAGTTGGAGAAGTTTTCGTCCCGAAAACATTTCCACTCGGTTCCCAGGAGCCGACATGCGAGGAGTTACGCGCCATGTGGAT ATTTTCTAAACGACAATCTCGAGCTGCAGAAATAACCAATGAAATACCCACCTATCGAGACCCCTTCACGTACAATGTTTGGGAACCACTTTATTCCAATTCTCGTATGCTTGGCTC GTTTCGAATGGGGGCAAGAGAACGGGCGCGTTCACCTGTGTTTGGTCGTGTGGTGAGCCGCGAGCCCGTAATGCCCTCACGAGTATCTTTCGAACACCGTCAGCGGCTTGTAGATCCCGCAGGGCCCACTAATCCTGGTTTGGCATCGTCTAATCAAGCTCGTTTGTATGGTTCGGAAACTCGGCCACAAAATGGACTTACTGTTTCCTCGTCGGCCCGCAGAGCAAGCAAAAACAGATATATGGGGGTACCAGCTGCAAATATGCAAGGGAGTGGTGGAAACACTGGTGGGAACCAAAACTCTGTAGCTGTTCAAGGAAGCTTTCAAAAGCTAAAAGAGCTGATTTGGACTGAAAGGGCAAAGGAGTTAACACAGCAAAGACGAGATGAAGAAATGGCTGCACGCGTGGCCGTACTTAAGGAAATCGCCAATGGACAAAA TATTCAACCGGCATACAAATCTCAGCCTACGTTCAATACACAATCGGATTCAATACTTGTAGATGACGAGAATCGCAGCCCAGATGGAAGTGGTCATGATTATGCTGACATTGGTCGAGCTCGAAAGCCGATACCAAGTGAGCAAATgcccaacaacaaaaacgtaAATAGCCAGAATAATGTCCGGGCGTCTACTCGCCGTATTGGCCACTCGTTGGCTGCCCATAATAGTGGCGGCAAACAGATCCCAAAGGAGGGCATATTCTCGTCGAACTCAGGTCGGTCTGCTAGAATTAGAATTCCAGCTACTGAAGAGTACTCAGGCGATCTGCTTGAAAAGGATCAAGATCAAACTGTAATCGGCATACCTAGAACATATCCGATTCGACAATCTCATTTTAGAGAAAGAAATCGTTCACTTTTCAAACAG ttttctCCAAGCAATCAGTTTCAGCGCAATACAAGGGGTCAACCTACAAGTGTGGATGAACCAGCATCCCAATCACAAAacgtaaaaacaaaatattatgtaCATCAGCGACCTCCACTTCCCATCGAAAACAGATTGATTCCAAGCaacttattttatttcaaaaactttaatGGTCTGGGTTTGGCGAACGCAGATTTTGAGCAATCGCCTGTCCCTTTGATGTCTTCAGATCGAGAACAAGATCCAAAAACTGATCATTATGGAGTCGATGTTGAATTGCAAGACGATCATGAATATTAA